From a single Candidatus Brevundimonas phytovorans genomic region:
- a CDS encoding amidohydrolase family protein: protein MGHLDRRAVLAGGIVSGGLALATGGQAFQVDRPAETLFRQVRVFNGRSAAVSGPADVLVRGQTIAAVGAGLTTGGRVIDGRDRTLIPGLIDIHAHLEFYNLPALEFSSADPHYLQIRQAAAARDFLMCGFTSVRDAGGPTFGLKRAIDEGFVAGPRIWPSGAIISQTSGHGESRAINQLPSPWNRELTAHERAGYLAVADGVPQVLERVREQLFQGASQIKLAIGGGVSSNFDPLDVTQFSPEEIRAAVGAAEDWGTYVMVHGYTPRAINRAIDCGVKCIEHGQLLDEATMRRMANEGVWLSLQPFLEDEDAIPTAPGSANERKYRQVAEGTDRAYGLARRLGLKVGFGTDIQLNPRGAVRQAHYLPKLLRWYGAGEALKMATHDNAALLALSGLRSPYEGRLGVIEPGALADLLLVNGDPVADLNLLSDPARNLAVIMKDGVLVKDAA from the coding sequence ATGGGCCATCTGGATCGCAGGGCGGTTCTGGCCGGCGGGATCGTTTCGGGGGGTCTGGCCCTGGCGACGGGCGGGCAGGCATTTCAGGTCGATCGCCCGGCCGAGACCCTGTTTCGACAAGTGCGCGTGTTCAACGGGCGGTCCGCCGCCGTCTCGGGGCCCGCCGACGTCCTGGTGCGGGGCCAGACGATCGCGGCCGTGGGGGCCGGGCTGACCACAGGCGGCCGGGTGATCGACGGGCGCGACAGAACCCTGATCCCGGGTCTGATCGACATCCATGCCCATCTGGAATTCTACAACCTGCCAGCGCTCGAGTTCAGCAGCGCCGACCCCCATTATCTGCAGATTCGCCAGGCCGCCGCCGCGCGCGACTTCCTGATGTGCGGCTTCACCTCGGTCCGGGACGCCGGGGGGCCGACCTTCGGCCTCAAGCGGGCCATCGACGAGGGCTTCGTGGCGGGGCCGCGAATCTGGCCGTCGGGGGCCATCATCTCCCAGACCTCGGGACATGGGGAATCGCGGGCGATCAACCAGTTGCCGTCGCCGTGGAACCGCGAACTGACGGCGCATGAACGCGCCGGCTATCTGGCCGTGGCGGACGGCGTGCCCCAGGTTCTGGAAAGGGTGCGCGAGCAGCTGTTCCAGGGCGCCAGCCAGATCAAGCTGGCCATCGGCGGCGGGGTCAGCTCCAACTTCGACCCCCTGGACGTCACCCAGTTCAGCCCCGAGGAAATCCGCGCGGCGGTCGGGGCCGCCGAGGACTGGGGGACCTATGTGATGGTGCATGGCTATACGCCCCGCGCCATCAACCGGGCGATCGACTGCGGGGTGAAATGCATCGAGCACGGCCAGCTGCTGGACGAGGCCACGATGCGGCGGATGGCGAATGAGGGCGTCTGGCTCAGCCTTCAGCCCTTCCTGGAGGACGAGGACGCCATTCCCACGGCGCCCGGCTCGGCCAATGAACGGAAATATCGTCAGGTCGCCGAGGGCACGGACCGCGCCTATGGCCTGGCCCGGCGACTGGGGCTCAAGGTGGGCTTCGGCACGGACATTCAGCTCAATCCCAGGGGCGCCGTTCGCCAGGCCCACTATCTGCCGAAGCTGCTGCGCTGGTACGGGGCCGGCGAGGCGCTGAAGATGGCGACCCACGACAACGCCGCCCTGCTGGCCCTGTCTGGTCTGCGCAGCCCCTATGAGGGGCGCCTCGGCGTGATCGAGCCGGGCGCGCTCGCCGATCTTCTGCTGGTCAATGGCGATCCGGTGGCTGACCTCAACCTGCTCTCGGACCCCGCGCGGAACCTTGCCGTCATCATGAAGGACGGGGTCCTGGTCAAGGACGCCGCCTGA
- a CDS encoding DUF1491 family protein, whose protein sequence is MLLSTDVWAGALIRRAELEGAYATVVKKGDPRGGAVIVKAYNTSERTARLFTEATGMDGEPLWIQPVVSEMESELDAYIERQRRYDPDLWVVEIEDRQGRHFLTEKVQEG, encoded by the coding sequence TTGCTTCTTTCCACCGATGTCTGGGCCGGCGCCCTGATCCGCCGCGCCGAACTGGAGGGCGCCTACGCCACCGTGGTCAAGAAGGGCGACCCGCGCGGCGGCGCCGTCATCGTCAAGGCCTACAACACGTCTGAGCGCACGGCGCGCCTGTTCACCGAGGCCACCGGCATGGACGGCGAACCCCTGTGGATCCAGCCCGTCGTCAGCGAGATGGAGAGCGAGCTGGACGCCTATATCGAACGCCAGCGCCGCTATGATCCCGATCTCTGGGTGGTCGAGATCGAAGACCGCCAGGGACGGCACTTCCTGACGGAGAAGGTGCAGGAGGGGTAA
- a CDS encoding tetratricopeptide repeat protein, producing MLFNQITSSQRRRSRPGLAAVLAAALATAAPAHAEWRKAESDRFIVYSDVGDRQLRDFVQELESYDRVLRYRMGLPGDTPTLRKLPIYLVASSAELAKVRPGASSSLAGFYSASGEDIFGVAIRDRNVDTLKHEYAHHFMMHNFSYAYPGWFVEGFAEYYATVEIKADRFTVGRFNENRAAWLMSAPWMEMKDLLSRRPQERAANGETYYPLAWLLTHWFMSNPERQKMLSAYLLDVGAGGDSVEAMERATGLNMIRLRDTLRRYATGNLSFQIVTAAIPAAPVTITSMPESADDLLLLNQRLKLGVPADLRPATAAEVRRLAARYPDDPLALLALGHAELHFGDPAAAEAPLQRLLTLEPGHVEALQYLARARVAAIQDVEDPDEADRLAAEARAFLVRAHRQDDLNYITLMLAARNRRSDAGYPNDNDIAVLDQAFALAPQLSEARYDLANALVMRGRNAEAIALLEPLANHPHGSSGAVRALLAKARGEEPAEEDVDAASAEETS from the coding sequence ATGCTTTTCAATCAGATAACTTCGAGCCAACGCCGTCGGTCGAGGCCCGGCCTCGCCGCCGTCCTGGCGGCCGCCCTGGCGACGGCTGCGCCCGCCCACGCCGAATGGCGCAAGGCCGAGAGCGACCGTTTCATCGTTTACAGCGATGTCGGCGACCGCCAGTTGCGCGACTTCGTGCAGGAGCTGGAGTCCTACGACCGCGTGCTGCGCTATCGGATGGGCCTGCCGGGCGACACGCCGACCCTGCGCAAACTGCCGATCTACCTGGTGGCGTCTTCGGCCGAACTGGCCAAGGTCCGTCCGGGCGCTTCGAGCAGCCTGGCCGGCTTCTACAGCGCCTCGGGCGAAGACATCTTCGGCGTCGCCATTCGCGACCGGAACGTCGACACCCTGAAGCACGAGTACGCGCATCACTTCATGATGCACAACTTCTCCTACGCCTATCCCGGCTGGTTCGTCGAAGGCTTCGCCGAATACTACGCCACAGTCGAGATCAAGGCTGATCGTTTCACCGTGGGGCGTTTCAACGAAAATCGGGCGGCCTGGCTGATGAGCGCCCCGTGGATGGAGATGAAGGACCTTCTGTCGCGCCGTCCCCAGGAGCGCGCCGCCAATGGCGAGACCTATTACCCCCTGGCCTGGCTGCTGACCCACTGGTTCATGAGCAATCCCGAGCGGCAGAAGATGCTGTCGGCCTATCTGCTGGACGTCGGCGCGGGCGGCGATTCCGTCGAAGCGATGGAGCGGGCGACCGGCCTGAACATGATCCGGCTGCGCGACACCCTGCGGCGCTATGCGACCGGCAATCTGTCCTTCCAGATCGTCACGGCGGCCATCCCCGCCGCCCCCGTGACGATCACGTCGATGCCGGAATCCGCTGATGACCTGCTGCTGCTGAACCAGCGCCTGAAGCTGGGCGTCCCCGCCGACCTGCGTCCTGCCACCGCCGCAGAGGTGCGCCGCCTGGCCGCGCGCTACCCGGACGATCCCCTGGCCCTGCTGGCCCTGGGTCATGCCGAACTGCATTTCGGCGATCCGGCCGCCGCCGAAGCGCCGCTTCAACGTCTGCTGACGCTGGAGCCCGGACATGTTGAGGCTCTGCAATATCTTGCCCGCGCCCGCGTGGCGGCCATCCAGGATGTCGAAGACCCAGACGAGGCCGACCGTCTGGCCGCCGAGGCGCGCGCCTTCCTGGTGCGCGCTCATCGCCAGGACGACCTGAACTACATCACCCTGATGCTGGCGGCCCGCAATCGTCGAAGCGACGCCGGCTACCCCAATGACAACGATATCGCCGTGCTGGATCAGGCTTTTGCGCTGGCGCCCCAGTTGAGCGAGGCGCGGTATGACCTGGCCAATGCCTTGGTGATGCGCGGTCGAAACGCCGAGGCGATCGCCCTGCTGGAACCGCTGGCCAACCACCCGCACGGCAGTTCAGGCGCCGTGCGCGCCCTGCTCGCAAAGGCGCGCGGCGAAGAACCGGCGGAGGAAGACGTCGATGCGGCCTCCGCCGAGGAGACATCCTAG
- a CDS encoding peptide chain release factor 3, with translation MSKLTLPEEAGRRRTFAIIAHPDAGKTTLTEHILLAGGAIRAAGAVRARGENRRTQSDWMKIEKERGISVSASVMTFEHTTSDGVAKMFNLLDTPGHEDFSEDTYRTLTAADCAIMVLDAAKGIEPQTLKLFEVCRLRDIPIITFINKLDREAQDPMALLDEIASRLQLDPAPIWWPAESGNRLRGMVEMGTGKFQPYTKKPAGAAEDPGHPAPLPLAEAAQYFEAGEHEALMEAQELVEAGYPAFNRQSFLEGHMTPVLWGSALRHFGIDELLAAIGEWAPPPKVMPARKEAPPETRNAPAPVEISVEPGHNEVTGFVFKVQANMDPNHRDRIAMFRMASGSFKRGMKLKVQNTGKQLSVNAPIMFFASDRELAEDAYAGDVIGIPNHGVLRVGDSLSESGMIRFAGLPNFAPEILQRVRVKDPLKAKHLKKALEGLAEEGVTQLFRPELGSDFIVGAVGQLQFEVMADRLGEEYNLDVIFEPSPYAEARWVAGDKADLDDFAGKYRPQMAVDIDQAPVFLAKSSWETGYVSERFPRIAFTKTKERG, from the coding sequence ATGTCGAAACTGACCCTGCCTGAAGAGGCCGGCCGCCGCCGGACCTTCGCCATCATCGCGCACCCTGACGCCGGCAAGACGACGCTGACCGAGCATATCCTGCTGGCCGGCGGCGCCATCCGCGCGGCGGGCGCCGTGCGGGCGCGCGGCGAGAACCGGCGGACCCAGTCCGACTGGATGAAGATCGAGAAGGAACGGGGCATTTCGGTCTCGGCCTCGGTCATGACGTTCGAGCACACCACGTCCGACGGCGTGGCCAAGATGTTCAACCTGCTGGACACGCCAGGCCACGAAGACTTCTCCGAAGACACCTATCGCACCCTGACCGCCGCCGACTGCGCCATCATGGTGCTGGACGCCGCCAAGGGCATCGAGCCGCAGACGCTGAAGCTGTTCGAGGTCTGCCGCCTGCGCGACATTCCGATCATCACCTTCATCAACAAGCTGGACCGCGAAGCCCAGGACCCGATGGCCCTGCTGGACGAGATCGCGTCCCGTCTGCAACTGGACCCCGCCCCGATCTGGTGGCCCGCCGAGAGCGGCAACCGTCTGCGCGGCATGGTCGAGATGGGCACCGGCAAGTTCCAGCCCTATACCAAGAAGCCCGCCGGCGCCGCCGAGGACCCCGGCCACCCCGCCCCCCTGCCCCTGGCCGAGGCCGCGCAATACTTCGAGGCCGGCGAGCACGAGGCCCTGATGGAGGCCCAGGAACTGGTCGAGGCCGGCTATCCCGCCTTCAACCGCCAGTCCTTCCTCGAAGGCCACATGACGCCCGTGCTGTGGGGCTCGGCCCTGCGCCACTTCGGCATCGACGAACTGCTGGCCGCCATCGGCGAATGGGCGCCGCCGCCCAAGGTCATGCCGGCCCGCAAGGAAGCCCCGCCCGAGACCCGCAACGCCCCCGCGCCCGTAGAGATCTCGGTCGAGCCGGGCCACAACGAAGTCACCGGCTTCGTCTTCAAGGTCCAGGCCAATATGGACCCCAACCACCGCGACCGCATCGCCATGTTCCGCATGGCCTCGGGATCGTTCAAGCGCGGCATGAAGCTGAAGGTCCAGAACACCGGCAAGCAGCTGAGCGTCAACGCCCCCATCATGTTCTTCGCCAGCGACCGTGAACTGGCCGAGGACGCCTATGCCGGCGACGTCATCGGCATCCCCAACCACGGCGTGCTGCGCGTCGGCGACAGCCTGTCGGAAAGCGGCATGATCCGTTTCGCCGGCCTGCCCAACTTCGCCCCGGAAATCCTGCAGCGCGTCCGCGTCAAGGACCCGCTGAAGGCCAAGCACCTGAAGAAGGCGCTGGAGGGTCTGGCCGAGGAAGGCGTGACCCAGCTGTTCCGCCCCGAACTGGGCTCGGACTTCATCGTCGGCGCCGTCGGCCAGCTGCAGTTCGAGGTCATGGCCGACCGTCTGGGCGAGGAATACAACCTCGACGTCATCTTCGAGCCGTCGCCCTACGCCGAAGCCCGTTGGGTGGCCGGGGACAAGGCCGACCTTGACGACTTCGCCGGCAAGTACCGCCCCCAGATGGCCGTCGACATCGACCAGGCTCCGGTCTTCCTGGCCAAGTCGTCGTGGGAAACCGGCTACGTCTCCGAACGATTCCCCCGGATCGCCTTCACCAAGACGAAGGAGCGGGGCTAG
- a CDS encoding MFS transporter yields the protein MSSSTHRLIVPVLGFGLIVAFASSYYLLGVLAEPLAAGTGTTPSLVFAGLSGAFLISAALSPFGGHWVDRRGGREVLTVASVVFALGLAGLGLSQGPVSMVASILTLGIGMGVGFYGPAFAVLVALHGEEAKKPITAVSLIGAFGGALGWPLTLAMIEAVGWRGACFGWAALHLLVCLPLYLTLLPDGRAGPRPSAEAGRVRWDGRMLRLAVLFAGAWWIATAMSAHLPRLLGRLGLEPAQAAVAASLMAGAAVAVRLLSFLTSGKGSPIVVLRLATLLHPLGAAIAFFGGKSLAGAVSLGQGAGNGLLSVASGVLPLHLFGKENYATRQALILTPARFLQAAAPLSYGVLLDRSAGLALAASSVVCVLMFAMTFGLERRSSV from the coding sequence ATGTCGTCCTCAACCCACCGCCTGATCGTTCCTGTTCTCGGCTTCGGCCTGATCGTCGCCTTCGCCTCCAGTTACTACCTGCTGGGGGTGCTGGCCGAGCCGCTGGCGGCGGGGACCGGGACCACGCCGTCTCTGGTGTTCGCGGGGCTGTCGGGGGCCTTCCTGATCTCGGCGGCGCTCAGCCCCTTCGGCGGACACTGGGTCGATCGGCGCGGCGGGCGCGAGGTTCTGACGGTCGCCTCCGTGGTCTTCGCCCTGGGTCTGGCGGGGCTGGGGCTGTCGCAGGGGCCGGTCAGCATGGTCGCCTCCATCCTGACGCTGGGGATCGGCATGGGGGTCGGCTTCTATGGTCCCGCCTTCGCGGTTCTGGTCGCCCTCCACGGCGAGGAGGCGAAAAAGCCGATCACGGCGGTGTCACTGATCGGGGCCTTCGGCGGGGCGCTGGGCTGGCCCCTGACCCTGGCCATGATCGAGGCGGTCGGCTGGCGCGGGGCCTGTTTCGGCTGGGCGGCCCTGCATCTGCTGGTCTGTCTGCCGCTGTATCTGACCCTGCTGCCCGATGGTCGCGCGGGGCCGCGGCCGTCGGCGGAGGCTGGGCGGGTGCGCTGGGACGGGCGAATGCTCCGGCTGGCGGTGCTGTTCGCCGGGGCCTGGTGGATCGCCACGGCCATGAGCGCCCACCTGCCGCGCCTGCTGGGCCGGTTGGGGCTGGAGCCGGCCCAGGCGGCGGTGGCGGCCAGTCTGATGGCGGGCGCGGCGGTGGCGGTGCGGCTGCTGTCCTTTCTGACCTCAGGCAAGGGTTCGCCCATTGTGGTGCTGCGGCTGGCCACCCTGCTGCATCCGCTGGGCGCGGCCATCGCCTTCTTCGGCGGCAAGTCCCTGGCCGGGGCCGTGTCTCTGGGGCAGGGGGCGGGCAACGGCCTGCTGTCCGTGGCCTCGGGCGTCCTGCCGCTGCACCTGTTCGGCAAGGAGAACTACGCCACCCGGCAAGCCCTGATCCTGACCCCGGCCCGCTTCCTTCAGGCGGCGGCGCCCCTCAGCTACGGCGTGCTGCTGGACCGCTCGGCGGGGTTGGCCCTGGCGGCCTCCAGCGTCGTCTGCGTCCTGATGTTCGCCATGACCTTCGGGCTGGAGCGGCGATCGAGCGTGTAA
- a CDS encoding LysR family transcriptional regulator has translation MFENLTPGAALPSLNALRAFEAMARTGSATLAGAELNVTHSAVSRQVKALEAQMGVRLFEGPRHALSLTRAGRDLLPGLTVAFDGVAAAVARARSAGQDLHVAVNASLSVKWLIPRLADFGRRHPEIRVHLVDLAPHAVSHRGADVVLRLLDPERIAALKAEVVIANAVGPVIAPALAGGDARAAVLNAPRLTARTHPAGWKDWSALSGQTSTATSERPVAHLHFVLDAALSGWGAAVLPWALAAEAVTDGRLLAPFGFSADGGAVAAIPGAGEPSRARRAFVRWLADQGRAMPPAPDR, from the coding sequence ATGTTCGAAAACCTCACACCCGGCGCCGCCCTGCCCTCGCTGAACGCCTTGCGCGCCTTCGAGGCGATGGCGCGGACCGGCAGCGCCACCCTGGCGGGCGCCGAGCTGAACGTGACCCACAGCGCCGTCAGCCGTCAGGTCAAGGCGCTGGAGGCCCAGATGGGGGTGCGGCTGTTCGAGGGGCCGCGTCACGCCCTGAGCCTGACGCGGGCGGGGCGCGACCTGCTGCCCGGCCTGACCGTCGCCTTCGACGGCGTCGCCGCGGCCGTGGCCAGGGCGCGCAGCGCGGGTCAGGACCTGCATGTCGCCGTCAACGCCAGCCTGTCGGTCAAATGGCTGATCCCGCGCCTGGCCGACTTCGGGCGGCGCCATCCCGAGATTCGGGTGCATCTGGTCGACCTGGCGCCCCATGCGGTCAGCCATCGGGGCGCCGACGTGGTGCTGCGTCTGCTCGACCCCGAGCGGATCGCCGCGCTCAAGGCCGAGGTGGTCATCGCCAACGCCGTCGGCCCGGTCATCGCGCCGGCCCTCGCAGGCGGGGATGCGCGCGCGGCGGTGCTGAACGCGCCGCGCCTGACCGCCCGCACCCACCCCGCCGGCTGGAAGGACTGGTCGGCGCTCAGCGGCCAGACTTCGACCGCCACCTCTGAGCGCCCCGTCGCCCACCTGCATTTCGTTCTGGACGCGGCCCTGTCGGGCTGGGGCGCGGCGGTCCTGCCCTGGGCTTTGGCGGCGGAGGCTGTGACCGACGGACGGCTGCTGGCCCCGTTCGGCTTTTCCGCCGACGGCGGCGCGGTGGCGGCCATTCCAGGCGCGGGCGAGCCGTCGCGGGCGCGGCGCGCCTTCGTCCGCTGGCTGGCGGATCAGGGCCGCGCCATGCCGCCGGCGCCGGATCGATGA
- the grxD gene encoding Grx4 family monothiol glutaredoxin, with amino-acid sequence MTADAAADPVHAFIAQTVAEHDVVLFMKGTPDAPRCGFSSLAVQILDHVGAAFVGVDVLQDEALRDGIKSFTDWPTIPQLYVKGEFVGGSDIVREMFQAGELQALMVEKGVALGEA; translated from the coding sequence ATGACCGCTGACGCCGCCGCCGACCCCGTCCACGCCTTCATCGCCCAGACCGTGGCCGAGCATGACGTGGTCCTGTTCATGAAGGGCACGCCGGACGCGCCGCGCTGCGGCTTCTCCTCGCTGGCGGTGCAGATCCTCGACCACGTCGGCGCGGCCTTCGTCGGCGTCGACGTGCTTCAGGACGAAGCCCTGCGCGACGGCATCAAGAGCTTCACCGACTGGCCGACCATTCCCCAGCTCTATGTGAAGGGCGAGTTCGTCGGCGGCTCGGACATCGTGCGCGAGATGTTCCAGGCCGGCGAGCTTCAGGCCCTGATGGTCGAGAAGGGCGTCGCCCTCGGCGAGGCCTAA
- a CDS encoding thioesterase — translation MARPQLQPREDREVFVVPLDVRPEHIDENNHVNNVVYVGWLQDVGTAHWNARFDAATRAKWSWVALRHEIDYLRGIAPGSVGVVARTWVGDPQGPRFNRYVRIEDGQGRLCAQGVSEWCLVDAETLRPARIPAEMLGPFSV, via the coding sequence ATGGCCCGGCCGCAGCTGCAACCGCGTGAGGACCGCGAGGTCTTCGTCGTCCCTCTGGACGTGCGGCCGGAACACATCGACGAGAACAACCACGTCAACAACGTGGTCTATGTCGGCTGGCTGCAGGACGTAGGCACAGCCCACTGGAACGCGCGCTTCGACGCGGCGACGCGGGCGAAGTGGTCCTGGGTCGCGCTGAGGCACGAGATCGACTACCTGCGCGGCATTGCGCCCGGTTCAGTCGGCGTCGTCGCCCGCACCTGGGTCGGCGACCCGCAGGGGCCGCGCTTCAACCGCTATGTCCGCATCGAGGACGGCCAAGGCCGTCTGTGCGCCCAAGGCGTCTCGGAATGGTGTCTGGTCGACGCCGAAACCCTGCGCCCCGCCCGCATCCCGGCGGAGATGCTGGGGCCGTTTTCGGTCTAG
- a CDS encoding NADH:flavin oxidoreductase/NADH oxidase yields the protein MSLLFTPRAVGPLTLKNRIVVAPMCMYSAIEGVPQPWHAQHIGRLALSGAGLVVIEATGVEPAARISWADAGLWNDEQEAAFARIIRDIRTYSDTPIGIQLAHAGRKASTNPPWIDRGGPAPADKAWETFSASAQPFKADWHTPTALDQAGMDRVVEAFVDSAKRADRAGFDLVELHAAHGYLLTQFLSPLSNERTDEFGGSLENRMRFPLRVAQALRDAWPRTKALGVRFNGSDWTEGGITVEEAQVFGAALHAMGYDYLHLTSGGNVATARIPGDQPNYQVAFAEAVKAAAPEANVMAVGMIVTPQQAEDLLVQGKADLIAIARAVLDDPNWGHHAAVALSQPEGLPHPYERAGATYWPGYAMARALADGSMAA from the coding sequence ATGAGCCTGTTGTTCACCCCCCGCGCTGTTGGGCCGCTGACGCTGAAGAACCGCATCGTCGTGGCCCCCATGTGCATGTATTCCGCCATCGAGGGCGTGCCCCAGCCCTGGCACGCCCAGCATATCGGGCGGCTGGCCCTGTCGGGCGCCGGCCTGGTGGTGATCGAGGCCACGGGCGTCGAGCCGGCGGCGCGTATTTCCTGGGCCGACGCCGGCCTGTGGAACGACGAACAGGAAGCCGCCTTCGCCCGGATCATCCGCGACATCCGCACCTATTCCGACACGCCCATCGGCATCCAGCTGGCCCACGCGGGGCGCAAGGCCTCGACCAATCCGCCGTGGATCGACCGGGGCGGCCCAGCCCCCGCCGACAAGGCCTGGGAGACCTTCTCCGCCTCGGCCCAGCCCTTCAAGGCCGACTGGCACACCCCGACGGCGCTGGATCAGGCGGGCATGGACCGGGTGGTCGAGGCCTTCGTCGATTCCGCCAAACGGGCAGACCGGGCAGGCTTCGATCTGGTCGAGTTGCACGCCGCCCACGGCTATCTGCTGACCCAGTTCCTGTCGCCGCTGTCGAACGAGCGGACGGACGAATTCGGCGGCTCGCTGGAGAACCGGATGCGCTTCCCCCTGCGCGTGGCCCAGGCCCTGCGCGACGCCTGGCCCCGCACCAAGGCGCTGGGCGTGCGCTTCAACGGCTCGGACTGGACCGAGGGCGGCATCACGGTCGAGGAGGCCCAGGTCTTCGGCGCCGCCCTGCACGCCATGGGCTACGATTATCTGCACCTGACCAGCGGCGGCAATGTCGCCACGGCCCGCATCCCTGGCGACCAGCCCAACTATCAGGTCGCCTTCGCCGAGGCGGTCAAGGCGGCGGCGCCCGAGGCCAATGTCATGGCGGTGGGCATGATCGTCACCCCGCAACAGGCCGAGGACCTGCTGGTTCAGGGCAAGGCCGACCTGATCGCGATCGCCCGCGCCGTGCTGGACGACCCCAACTGGGGCCACCACGCCGCCGTGGCCCTGAGCCAACCGGAAGGCCTTCCCCACCCCTATGAGCGGGCCGGCGCTACCTACTGGCCCGGCTATGCGATGGCGCGCGCCCTGGCTGACGGGTCGATGGCGGCCTGA